One Elusimicrobiota bacterium genomic region harbors:
- a CDS encoding FAD/NAD(P)-binding oxidoreductase — translation MGKTILILGGGWGGLSVAHRLRGYLGQEHRVVIIEKNDKFSLGPSNLWVMTGDRQYPGDVERSMSRLLRKDIEWLHAEVTGIETENKKVHTSKGIISGDYLVISLGSELYTEEVPGFSENAYNLYDLSSVVRLHEAIQQFTGGKIIVFCSSTPFRCPPAPYEAALLIESLFRNRGLKDKIEVHIYTPEKQPMPVGGPKIGAMLRQMIENRGIIYHPEHKVIRIDGTLRKMFFQDGIDAKYDLLIGVPPHRAPRVVVEAGLTDSTGYIPTHPQTMRVLSNVETLETKLPGIYVLGDIAAITLLNSMLLPKAGVFAEEQASAIAGNIAALIRGEESNKVFDGKGICYIETGDGMASTGSGEFYAYPEPRILIESPSKEGHKAKEELEKLLTTWFA, via the coding sequence ATGGGAAAAACAATACTCATATTAGGCGGCGGCTGGGGCGGATTATCTGTGGCTCACCGTTTGCGTGGTTATCTCGGCCAGGAACATCGTGTTGTTATAATTGAGAAAAATGACAAATTTTCCCTGGGTCCGTCAAACCTTTGGGTTATGACTGGGGACCGGCAATATCCCGGGGATGTAGAACGCTCTATGTCGAGATTATTGCGTAAAGATATAGAATGGTTGCATGCAGAAGTGACTGGTATAGAAACGGAGAATAAAAAAGTGCATACTTCAAAGGGGATAATAAGCGGTGATTATCTTGTGATATCGCTGGGTTCTGAATTATATACAGAAGAGGTTCCTGGTTTTTCCGAAAATGCATATAATCTCTATGATTTATCCAGTGTTGTGCGACTTCATGAAGCGATACAGCAGTTCACCGGAGGCAAAATTATTGTTTTTTGTTCATCTACTCCGTTTCGTTGCCCGCCTGCTCCTTATGAAGCCGCTCTGCTGATAGAATCATTGTTTCGAAATCGCGGTCTCAAAGACAAAATTGAAGTCCATATCTATACACCCGAAAAACAACCTATGCCGGTGGGAGGACCAAAAATCGGAGCAATGCTGAGACAGATGATTGAAAACCGTGGTATTATATATCATCCGGAACATAAAGTTATTCGTATTGACGGAACATTGCGGAAGATGTTTTTCCAGGACGGGATTGATGCAAAATATGACCTGCTGATAGGAGTTCCGCCGCATCGTGCTCCTCGGGTTGTTGTGGAAGCAGGACTCACGGATTCTACGGGTTATATACCGACCCATCCTCAAACTATGCGTGTGCTTTCCAATGTTGAAACCCTTGAAACAAAACTTCCCGGTATATATGTGCTTGGCGACATAGCTGCCATAACTCTTCTCAATTCTATGCTGTTACCAAAAGCCGGAGTTTTTGCTGAGGAACAGGCTTCTGCAATAGCAGGTAATATTGCTGCACTGATACGTGGTGAAGAATCAAATAAGGTTTTTGATGGGAAAGGAATTTGTTATATAGAAACTGGCGATGGCATGGCATCAACCGGTTCAGGGGAATTTTATGCTTATCCGGAACCGAGAATTCTGATTGAATCACCATCCAAGGAAGGACATAAAGCAAAGGAGGAGTTAGAAAAACTATTGACAACATGGTTTGCCTAA
- a CDS encoding DsrE family protein yields the protein MKMGIILYSNDSELVWNAFRFANLAVEQKDKVSIFLLAKGVEYESLSNEKYNILKLAQDFINNNGKILACGTCLKQRQKDGSQLCPISTMKDLYNIIRDSDKIVSF from the coding sequence ATGAAAATGGGAATTATATTGTATTCAAATGATTCGGAACTGGTCTGGAATGCTTTCAGATTTGCTAATCTGGCTGTTGAACAAAAAGATAAAGTCAGTATATTTCTTTTGGCAAAGGGAGTTGAATACGAATCCCTTTCCAATGAGAAGTATAATATCCTGAAACTGGCGCAGGATTTTATAAATAATAACGGTAAAATACTTGCCTGCGGTACTTGTCTAAAACAAAGACAGAAAGATGGCAGCCAGTTGTGCCCAATATCAACAATGAAAGACCTTTATAATATTATTAGGGATTCGGATAAAATAGTTTCATTTTGA
- a CDS encoding metalloregulator ArsR/SmtB family transcription factor, translating to MIDIYNLHAEICKTLASPVRLKIINTLRDKKLSAGDLIKKLNINKVSLSQHMTILVQKGVVISERAGKKVFYQLRDTEIIKACDIMRNVLIKYLEQNKNILKKIK from the coding sequence ATGATCGATATTTATAATCTTCATGCGGAAATATGTAAAACATTAGCCAGTCCTGTAAGGCTAAAAATAATAAATACTTTAAGAGACAAAAAACTATCAGCAGGCGATTTGATAAAAAAGCTCAACATCAACAAAGTGAGTCTTTCTCAACACATGACGATACTTGTTCAGAAAGGAGTTGTGATTTCGGAGAGAGCCGGTAAAAAGGTATTCTATCAACTAAGGGATACGGAAATTATTAAAGCTTGTGATATTATGAGAAATGTACTTATTAAGTATCTTGAGCAAAATAAAAATATTCTTAAGAAAATAAAATAA
- the hemL gene encoding glutamate-1-semialdehyde 2,1-aminomutase, whose protein sequence is MKDLKSKIAYQKASKYIPGGVNSPVRAFRNIGRNPLFIKRASGALITDIDDNTYIDYCLSWGVHILGHKSEQINKAVRNVLKNGTSYGAPTLLETELAERIIGAIPSIKKMRFVNSGTEAVMSAVRLARAFTKRNIIVKFDGCYHGHADYLLVSGGSGLSELKKSSSAGVPQDFIKQTISIPFNNQPLVESVFNKYKGKIAAVIVEPVPANMGVILPNDNFLQFLRKITKANDTLLIFDEVITGFRLKIDGAQGYFGVIPDITCLGKIIGGGLPVGAFGGRIDIMDLLAPDGPVYQAGTLSGNPLAMSAGIAVLKEISKKGFYERLNSIADDFTKEVRKMGLNINAIGSMFSVFFSKGNINNYSDLKKCDTIKFAGFYNNLLKEGIYLSPSQGETNFISIKHNPIILRKTLCSIRKYK, encoded by the coding sequence ATGAAAGATTTAAAATCAAAAATTGCTTATCAAAAAGCAAGTAAATATATTCCCGGTGGAGTAAATAGTCCTGTCAGGGCTTTCCGTAATATTGGACGGAATCCATTATTTATAAAGCGGGCGTCAGGAGCACTAATAACCGATATAGATGATAATACATATATTGATTATTGCTTATCTTGGGGTGTTCACATTTTGGGTCACAAAAGTGAACAGATTAATAAAGCAGTAAGAAATGTCTTAAAAAATGGGACCTCTTACGGAGCCCCTACTTTGCTTGAAACTGAACTTGCAGAGAGAATTATTGGGGCAATTCCATCAATTAAAAAAATGCGTTTTGTAAATTCCGGGACAGAAGCTGTAATGAGTGCCGTACGTCTGGCACGGGCTTTCACCAAAAGAAATATTATTGTCAAGTTTGACGGTTGTTATCACGGTCATGCTGATTATCTGCTTGTTTCCGGTGGGTCCGGTTTGAGTGAGTTAAAGAAAAGTTCTTCCGCAGGCGTTCCTCAAGACTTTATTAAACAGACGATAAGCATACCTTTTAATAACCAACCGTTAGTTGAAAGTGTTTTTAATAAATATAAAGGTAAAATAGCGGCAGTCATAGTTGAGCCGGTGCCTGCTAATATGGGAGTCATATTACCGAACGATAACTTTTTACAATTTCTGAGAAAGATAACCAAAGCAAATGATACACTTTTAATATTTGATGAAGTTATTACAGGTTTTCGTTTAAAAATAGATGGAGCTCAGGGATATTTTGGTGTAATTCCGGATATTACTTGTCTTGGTAAAATCATTGGCGGAGGACTGCCTGTTGGTGCTTTTGGCGGAAGAATCGATATTATGGATCTTTTAGCACCGGATGGACCAGTATATCAGGCAGGGACGCTTTCCGGGAATCCATTGGCTATGAGTGCAGGTATCGCTGTTTTAAAAGAAATATCGAAAAAAGGATTTTATGAGAGATTAAATAGCATTGCAGATGATTTTACAAAAGAAGTGAGAAAGATGGGACTTAATATCAATGCAATAGGTTCTATGTTTTCAGTATTTTTTTCTAAAGGAAATATAAATAATTATAGTGACCTTAAAAAGTGTGATACAATAAAATTTGCCGGATTCTATAATAATTTGCTTAAAGAAGGAATATATTTGTCTCCTTCGCAGGGGGAAACAAATTTTATTTCAATTAAGCACAATCCAATAATTCTCCGGAAAACTCTTTGCAGCATAAGAAAATATAAATAA
- the hemB gene encoding porphobilinogen synthase, with the protein MFKRFRHRRINEKTRIKYRETFLYPSDFIWPVFLVRGKNIIQEIPTMNEVFRYSTDKLVEVLKILVDEGLKSVLLFGVPEKKGVEQSYAQDGIVQSAIPIIKRAFPKLEIVTDVCLCSYTANGHCHIGDNDETCEILAKIALSHSKAGADIVAPSDMMDGRVYFIKKALKINNLSDVKIMSYSAKYASNFYGPFRSAADCAPKIGDRKSYQMDTANVNEAMDEIRADIEEGADQIIIKPALGYLDVISKASNLFAIPIVAYNVSGEYQMIKCAVASKCCNSDIIEETLVSMKRAGADRIISYFTPYILKRLKK; encoded by the coding sequence ATGTTCAAACGATTTCGTCATAGAAGAATAAATGAAAAGACACGCATTAAATATCGTGAAACTTTTCTTTATCCGTCAGATTTTATCTGGCCGGTTTTTCTTGTTAGAGGAAAAAATATTATACAAGAGATACCGACAATGAATGAAGTATTCAGATATTCAACTGATAAACTGGTTGAAGTTTTGAAGATTCTTGTTGATGAAGGTTTAAAGTCGGTTTTACTATTTGGGGTTCCTGAAAAGAAAGGTGTTGAACAGTCATATGCGCAAGATGGAATAGTTCAGTCGGCAATTCCCATTATAAAAAGAGCATTTCCTAAACTTGAAATAGTCACCGATGTGTGTTTGTGTTCGTATACTGCTAATGGTCATTGTCATATCGGTGATAATGATGAGACCTGTGAAATACTTGCAAAAATCGCATTAAGCCATTCAAAAGCAGGTGCAGATATTGTTGCACCTTCTGATATGATGGATGGAAGAGTTTATTTTATTAAGAAAGCATTGAAAATAAATAATTTATCTGATGTTAAAATAATGTCATATTCCGCCAAATATGCATCAAATTTTTATGGTCCTTTCCGTTCAGCTGCAGATTGTGCTCCTAAAATTGGTGACAGGAAAAGCTATCAAATGGATACTGCGAATGTCAATGAAGCAATGGATGAAATAAGGGCAGATATAGAAGAGGGTGCAGACCAAATAATAATTAAACCGGCTTTAGGTTACCTTGATGTTATTTCGAAAGCAAGCAATTTGTTTGCAATACCTATTGTGGCTTATAATGTTTCCGGAGAATATCAAATGATTAAGTGTGCAGTAGCTAGTAAATGTTGTAATTCTGATATTATAGAAGAAACATTAGTTTCTATGAAGCGTGCAGGGGCTGATAGAATTATTTCATATTTTACGCCGTATATTTTAAAGAGATTGAAAAAATGA
- the thiE gene encoding thiamine phosphate synthase produces the protein MKPLGNFNHGLYCIITEECSLGRNVIQVTEELIEAGVKIIQYREKYKCNKDKYIDCKKIRDLTNRSGTTFIVNDNVDIALAVEADGVHIGQDDIPIEVARRLAPGNFIIGVSTHSSVQARDAVMRGADYIGVGPIYSTKTKKDACDAVGLEYLDFVVNNINIPFVAIGGIKLHNLPYVLHHGAKCVSMVTEIIGAQDIQGRIKEAMNIFKHNSKSKVY, from the coding sequence ATGAAACCATTGGGAAATTTTAATCATGGATTATATTGTATAATAACTGAAGAATGTTCTTTAGGAAGAAATGTCATTCAGGTCACCGAAGAATTAATTGAAGCAGGGGTTAAAATAATACAGTACCGGGAAAAATACAAATGTAATAAAGATAAGTATATTGATTGTAAAAAGATTAGAGATTTGACAAATAGAAGCGGTACGACTTTTATCGTTAATGATAACGTGGATATTGCTCTTGCCGTAGAAGCGGACGGAGTTCATATTGGACAAGATGATATTCCGATTGAAGTTGCACGTCGATTGGCACCAGGGAATTTTATTATAGGGGTTTCTACGCACTCATCGGTACAAGCACGCGATGCAGTAATGCGTGGAGCAGATTATATAGGTGTTGGCCCAATTTATTCCACCAAGACAAAAAAAGATGCATGCGATGCCGTTGGTTTAGAATATTTGGATTTTGTTGTGAATAATATAAATATACCTTTTGTTGCTATCGGAGGTATTAAGTTGCATAACCTTCCTTATGTTCTGCATCATGGCGCAAAATGTGTATCTATGGTAACTGAAATAATAGGTGCTCAAGATATACAAGGTAGAATAAAAGAAGCAATGAATATATTCAAACATAACTCAAAATCAAAAGTATACTGA
- the thiH gene encoding 2-iminoacetate synthase ThiH, with translation MNFYEIYSEYRDYNFDNLFSRINENEIFKILDKQKLDITDFISLLSPIAYNFIETMAKKANEITLKYFGKVIQLYTPLYLSNFCDNECVYCGFKHTNNINRKMLSFEELEKEAKIIFGTGIRHILILTGESRKKTPVSYLKECVLILSKYFSSISVEVYPLETNEYKELVSTGVDGITIYQETYDESLYKSYHLRGKKTDYLYRLSTPERACDARFRTVNIGALLGLSEFRKEMFFTGLHAVYLQNNYPDTEISVSFPRIRPQTGDFVPAYTISDRELVQFIIAVRLFLPRVGINISTRESKMLRNNLIGLGITKMSAGSNTAVGGYSQNRESERQFDVVDRSSVKEVKDMICLKGYQPIMKDWNNI, from the coding sequence ATGAATTTTTACGAAATATATTCAGAATATAGAGATTATAATTTTGATAATTTATTTTCCCGTATTAACGAGAATGAAATATTTAAAATATTGGATAAACAAAAACTGGATATAACTGATTTCATTTCGTTATTGTCGCCCATAGCATACAATTTTATAGAAACAATGGCTAAGAAAGCCAATGAAATTACTTTAAAATATTTTGGGAAAGTTATACAGCTTTATACGCCGCTTTATCTAAGTAATTTTTGTGACAATGAATGTGTATATTGTGGTTTTAAACATACTAATAATATAAACAGGAAAATGCTTTCATTTGAAGAATTAGAAAAAGAAGCAAAAATAATTTTTGGGACAGGAATACGCCATATACTTATACTTACCGGTGAATCGAGAAAAAAAACACCGGTTTCTTATTTAAAAGAATGTGTATTGATTTTATCAAAATATTTTAGCTCAATTTCTGTTGAAGTATATCCTTTGGAAACAAATGAGTACAAAGAACTTGTTTCTACAGGTGTTGACGGAATTACCATTTATCAAGAGACTTACGATGAATCACTATATAAAAGCTATCATTTAAGAGGTAAAAAAACAGATTATCTTTATAGATTGTCTACACCAGAGCGTGCATGTGATGCAAGATTCCGTACGGTAAATATTGGTGCACTTTTAGGTCTTTCTGAGTTCAGGAAAGAAATGTTTTTTACCGGACTTCATGCTGTTTATCTGCAAAATAATTATCCCGACACTGAAATAAGTGTTTCATTTCCAAGAATACGTCCCCAAACAGGTGATTTCGTACCTGCATATACTATTTCTGACAGAGAACTTGTCCAGTTTATTATTGCTGTAAGATTGTTTTTACCGCGAGTTGGTATAAATATTTCTACAAGGGAATCTAAAATGTTAAGAAATAATCTTATCGGACTCGGTATTACTAAAATGTCAGCCGGATCAAACACTGCTGTCGGCGGTTACTCACAGAATCGGGAAAGCGAACGACAGTTCGATGTTGTGGATAGAAGCAGTGTTAAAGAAGTAAAAGATATGATTTGTTTAAAAGGTTACCAGCCCATTATGAAAGATTGGAATAATATTTGA
- a CDS encoding thiazole synthase, translating into MDDIFKIAGHTINNRFLLGTGKFSSYSIMKEAVESSEAHIITVALRRVDMNSKDENIVDYIPKNCIIMTNTSGARNAEEAIRIARLAKTVGCGKWIKIEVISDNKYLLPDNAETIKATEILVKEGFIVMPYMNPNLSDARRLVNAGAASVMPLGAPIGTNKGLRTMEMIKILIDEIDLPIIVDAGLGKPSHVAEAMEFGADAVLVNTAVAVADNPVMMARAFSLAVQAGRQAYLAGQGAVKDEASASSPLTGFLR; encoded by the coding sequence GTGGATGATATTTTTAAAATAGCCGGACATACTATCAATAACAGATTTTTGCTTGGCACCGGTAAGTTCTCGTCATATTCAATAATGAAAGAAGCTGTGGAAAGTTCAGAAGCACACATAATAACTGTTGCTTTAAGAAGAGTCGATATGAATTCAAAAGATGAAAACATAGTAGATTATATACCCAAAAATTGCATTATTATGACAAATACATCAGGTGCCAGAAATGCGGAAGAGGCAATTCGTATAGCTCGTCTTGCTAAAACAGTAGGATGCGGCAAATGGATAAAGATTGAAGTTATTTCGGATAATAAATATCTCTTGCCGGATAATGCAGAGACAATAAAAGCAACAGAAATTTTGGTAAAGGAAGGTTTCATAGTTATGCCATACATGAACCCAAATCTATCGGATGCAAGGCGTTTAGTAAATGCCGGTGCCGCATCTGTTATGCCTCTCGGCGCACCTATTGGAACGAATAAGGGCTTAAGGACAATGGAGATGATAAAAATACTTATTGATGAAATTGATTTACCTATTATCGTTGACGCAGGTCTTGGAAAACCTTCTCATGTCGCAGAAGCTATGGAGTTCGGGGCTGATGCGGTTTTGGTAAATACTGCCGTTGCTGTTGCTGATAATCCAGTAATGATGGCAAGAGCATTTTCTCTTGCCGTGCAAGCAGGAAGACAGGCATATCTTGCCGGGCAGGGTGCAGTCAAAGATGAAGCATCAGCATCTTCTCCTTTAACAGGATTTTTAAGATGA
- the thiS gene encoding sulfur carrier protein ThiS, with amino-acid sequence MIIKLNGKETDVKDAILLKSLIAGINVDPETIVIEVNRHILKYEDWDRITLNQNDCVEILTFMGGG; translated from the coding sequence ATGATAATAAAATTAAATGGAAAAGAAACCGATGTTAAAGATGCGATTTTGCTTAAGAGTCTTATTGCTGGCATAAATGTAGATCCGGAAACTATCGTAATTGAAGTCAATCGGCATATCTTAAAGTATGAAGATTGGGATAGAATAACTTTAAATCAAAACGATTGTGTTGAGATTTTGACATTTATGGGTGGAGGATAA
- the cobA gene encoding uroporphyrinogen-III C-methyltransferase, which yields MIKNKIKIVTRKSPLAVIQTEEIINSISDINFKIITVESYGDKNKHLSLMSDVPPDFFTRELDNAVISGKADIAVHSAKDLPVPLMEGLEVIALTKAEDSTDCLVSRDNLPLKKLNRGSKIGTSSISRKKQLLDIRPDLEIVPVRGIINERLALVESGKIDALVVATCAIKRMGLTSKITEILPFETHPLQGSLAIVAKQSRSDLKVLFSKIDVRMSYGKVYLIGAGPGIRDLLTIKAETILQNADIIFYDDLIDKTLLNNYLFHKVYVGKRKGKYSLSQNEINHNLYEAAKKKQVVVRLKGGDPFVFGRGGEELVYLRERYIDVEIVPGITAAQTASASAELPLTMRGLSNKLSLLSGHNAEENFKTEGETLVYYMGASKLKEIKSYLIKQKHDIETPVVLINKAGFWDERVLLTNISNMNVKLQKSPLIVIVGKTAGLFRQRKKILFTGINPYNCLVPGHLIYYPLIKIHPIKFDVDITKYEGIVFTSGQSVHFFCERYIIPQNMKILSIGPQTSKELKKYGYKINSEAGFPDSDVLAELIKNTNLKKILYPCSNLSDNKIHKLPSVEKKVIYKTIAVSQVKVNLKMFSGIVFTSPSTVDSFFNIYGNIPSHIVVSVFGKHTKKRLKEKGYIANVQTILPAYAECPHEVGG from the coding sequence ATGATAAAAAATAAAATAAAGATTGTCACAAGGAAGAGTCCTCTTGCAGTAATACAAACAGAAGAGATTATTAACTCAATTTCAGATATTAACTTTAAAATCATCACAGTTGAAAGTTATGGGGATAAAAATAAACATCTTTCTCTGATGTCGGATGTTCCGCCGGATTTTTTTACAAGAGAGTTGGATAATGCAGTCATCTCCGGAAAGGCTGATATAGCAGTGCATTCTGCGAAGGATCTGCCAGTTCCGCTTATGGAAGGATTAGAAGTTATAGCTCTTACTAAAGCAGAGGATTCTACTGATTGTCTTGTTTCCCGGGATAACCTTCCATTGAAAAAACTTAACAGGGGTTCAAAAATCGGGACGAGTTCAATCTCAAGAAAAAAACAATTACTCGATATAAGACCGGATTTAGAAATTGTTCCTGTCCGTGGAATTATCAATGAAAGATTGGCTCTTGTTGAAAGTGGAAAAATTGATGCTCTTGTAGTTGCAACCTGTGCGATTAAACGGATGGGACTTACGTCAAAAATAACAGAAATACTACCTTTTGAAACTCACCCTTTACAAGGTAGTCTTGCGATTGTTGCAAAACAATCAAGATCAGATTTGAAAGTACTTTTTAGTAAAATAGATGTGCGTATGTCTTATGGCAAAGTATATCTAATCGGAGCCGGTCCGGGAATACGCGATTTGCTGACAATTAAAGCAGAAACTATACTTCAGAATGCAGATATAATATTTTATGATGACCTTATAGATAAAACATTGCTAAATAACTATCTATTCCATAAAGTATATGTAGGAAAAAGAAAAGGGAAATACAGTTTATCACAGAATGAAATAAACCATAATTTATATGAAGCCGCAAAAAAGAAACAGGTTGTAGTACGTCTTAAAGGCGGAGATCCGTTCGTATTCGGACGTGGAGGGGAAGAGTTGGTTTATCTCAGGGAGCGATATATTGATGTAGAAATCGTACCAGGGATAACGGCAGCACAGACAGCAAGTGCTTCTGCAGAGTTACCTCTTACAATGCGGGGTTTAAGCAATAAATTGAGTTTACTAAGCGGACACAACGCGGAAGAAAATTTTAAAACAGAAGGCGAGACCCTTGTATATTATATGGGTGCATCAAAATTAAAAGAGATAAAAAGTTATTTAATAAAACAAAAACATGATATTGAAACTCCGGTTGTTCTTATAAACAAAGCAGGTTTTTGGGATGAAAGGGTACTATTAACTAATATAAGCAATATGAATGTAAAACTGCAAAAATCACCTTTAATTGTCATTGTAGGAAAAACAGCGGGTTTGTTTAGGCAACGTAAAAAAATATTGTTTACCGGAATTAATCCTTATAATTGTTTAGTTCCCGGACATTTAATTTATTATCCGCTTATAAAAATCCATCCTATTAAATTTGATGTAGACATAACTAAATATGAAGGTATAGTTTTTACCAGCGGGCAGAGTGTTCATTTTTTCTGTGAAAGATATATTATCCCACAAAACATGAAGATATTGAGTATAGGTCCGCAAACATCCAAAGAATTGAAAAAATATGGATATAAGATTAATAGTGAAGCCGGATTCCCGGATTCCGATGTTTTGGCAGAATTGATAAAAAATACGAATCTAAAAAAAATATTATATCCATGTTCAAATTTGTCCGATAACAAAATTCACAAACTGCCTTCAGTAGAAAAAAAAGTTATTTATAAGACAATAGCAGTAAGTCAGGTTAAAGTAAATCTTAAAATGTTTTCGGGTATAGTTTTCACTAGTCCGTCTACAGTAGATAGTTTCTTTAATATTTACGGTAATATACCTTCGCATATAGTTGTTTCAGTATTTGGCAAACATACTAAAAAGAGATTAAAAGAGAAAGGATATATTGCAAATGTCCAAACGATTTTACCCGCCTACGCAGAATGCCCTCACGAAGTTGGGGGATGA
- the hemA gene encoding glutamyl-tRNA reductase, whose translation MITLQSMDLKYALNEREKYFYSLEKMKNNYILLHTCNRTEAYQGNGDVPEYIVRHLFRVVCGIESALLGETAIQGQVKSAYEKARDDSYLSPQLHKLFQHALRVGKRARSETDISKGAMTHGRVVIEVLKRDRVDMSVSKILIIGVNNFNESVVKYITEKGNKTVFVANRTYKKAFDLSIKYCCKTVRFNKLNEEINSADIIISATSSPHLIVKKSDFITDKQMLIFDLAVPRDIDPEIGILPNVTLYNIEDVEKKININKNKRINEIKRVEEIIEEEIRVFHDKK comes from the coding sequence ATGATTACTTTGCAAAGCATGGATCTTAAATATGCTCTGAATGAAAGAGAAAAATATTTTTATAGTCTTGAAAAGATGAAAAATAATTATATTCTTTTGCATACCTGTAATCGTACAGAAGCATATCAAGGTAATGGCGATGTGCCTGAATATATTGTCCGTCATCTATTCCGTGTCGTGTGTGGTATTGAATCAGCGTTGCTGGGTGAAACAGCCATACAAGGGCAGGTAAAAAGTGCATATGAAAAAGCACGTGATGATTCTTATTTATCACCTCAATTGCATAAGCTTTTTCAGCATGCTTTGCGTGTAGGTAAAAGAGCAAGAAGTGAGACGGATATATCAAAGGGTGCTATGACTCATGGTAGAGTTGTGATAGAGGTGTTGAAACGGGACAGAGTTGATATGTCAGTTTCAAAGATACTTATAATCGGAGTAAATAATTTTAATGAATCGGTTGTAAAATATATAACAGAAAAAGGAAACAAAACTGTATTTGTTGCAAACCGTACTTATAAAAAAGCTTTTGACTTAAGCATTAAGTATTGTTGTAAGACAGTAAGATTTAATAAGCTGAATGAAGAGATAAATTCTGCCGACATTATCATTTCTGCTACTTCATCGCCGCATCTTATAGTAAAAAAATCTGATTTCATAACAGATAAACAGATGCTTATATTTGATCTTGCAGTACCGAGAGATATTGATCCTGAAATTGGAATATTACCTAATGTTACACTGTATAATATTGAGGATGTAGAAAAAAAAATTAACATTAATAAAAATAAACGAATAAATGAAATTAAGAGGGTTGAAGAAATCATTGAAGAAGAAATAAGAGTGTTTCATGATAAAAAATAA
- a CDS encoding bifunctional precorrin-2 dehydrogenase/sirohydrochlorin ferrochelatase, with the protein MRYLPISLNIADKKILIIGGGKIAYQKIKTLKQFSKSITVVAPYINDEIKKCDCDCKEKNYESKDLNGVFIVYACTNNKNLNTKIRIDAQKKCVLINVVDSPQNCDFISPAIYKKGYMTIAVSSDGRDVKKSIIWRNKIKDIFEK; encoded by the coding sequence ATGAGATACCTTCCCATATCCCTTAATATCGCCGATAAAAAAATATTAATAATTGGTGGCGGAAAAATCGCTTATCAGAAGATAAAAACGCTTAAGCAGTTTTCAAAATCTATTACAGTTGTTGCACCTTATATTAATGATGAAATTAAAAAGTGCGACTGTGATTGTAAAGAAAAAAACTACGAATCAAAAGACCTGAACGGTGTTTTTATTGTCTATGCTTGTACCAATAATAAAAATCTTAATACCAAAATTAGAATTGATGCACAAAAAAAGTGTGTATTAATAAATGTTGTTGATAGTCCACAAAACTGCGATTTCATTTCTCCTGCAATATATAAAAAAGGATATATGACCATAGCAGTTTCTTCTGACGGCAGGGATGTCAAAAAATCAATCATATGGAGAAATAAAATAAAGGATATTTTTGAAAAATGA